A stretch of Exiguobacterium sp. BMC-KP DNA encodes these proteins:
- the efp gene encoding elongation factor P — protein sequence MVSVNDLKTGLTIKTSDGMIWQVLEFQHVKPGKGAAFVRTKMRNIRNGNIQEMTFRGGERVERAHIERNKMQYLYPMGETYVFMDTESYEQLELTTAQVEAALPYLLENMEVQIAVYNGEILGLELPNTVVMTIVEAEPGVKGDTASNVKKNATVETGHIIQVPLFIEAGEKVTVDTRTGDFTGRYNG from the coding sequence ATGGTATCAGTAAACGATTTAAAAACAGGATTAACGATTAAGACTTCAGACGGTATGATTTGGCAAGTACTTGAGTTCCAACATGTTAAACCGGGTAAAGGAGCAGCTTTCGTTCGGACGAAAATGCGTAACATTCGTAACGGAAACATCCAAGAGATGACGTTCCGTGGTGGTGAGCGTGTTGAACGTGCGCACATCGAGCGTAACAAGATGCAGTATCTCTACCCAATGGGTGAGACATACGTCTTCATGGATACAGAATCTTATGAGCAGTTGGAATTGACGACAGCACAAGTCGAAGCAGCTCTTCCATACTTGCTTGAAAACATGGAAGTTCAGATTGCAGTTTACAACGGCGAAATCCTCGGTCTTGAATTACCGAACACAGTCGTCATGACGATCGTTGAAGCAGAGCCTGGCGTCAAAGGTGATACAGCTTCGAACGTTAAGAAAAATGCGACTGTAGAAACAGGACACATCATTCAAGTGCCACTCTTCATCGAAGCAGGCGAAAAAGTAACGGTTGATACACGTACAGGTGATTTCACAGGTCGTTACAACGGATAA
- the accB gene encoding acetyl-CoA carboxylase biotin carboxyl carrier protein, giving the protein MKIDQLKQVLEMLDQSSVNELSLETDTYKLKLKKQGETVTVSHQAPASSVAAPAPVKQVAAPVEEEVVADDTVTINALMVGTFYSRPNPDKPAYVKVGDRIEVGQVICVLEAMKLFNNLNSEVSGTVVEILVADGDLVEFGQPLFRIRP; this is encoded by the coding sequence ATGAAAATCGATCAGTTGAAACAAGTACTCGAAATGCTCGATCAGTCGAGTGTAAACGAACTCTCACTCGAGACGGATACGTATAAATTAAAGTTGAAGAAACAAGGAGAGACGGTGACGGTTTCGCATCAAGCGCCAGCTTCTTCAGTAGCAGCACCTGCTCCTGTAAAGCAAGTAGCAGCACCTGTTGAAGAAGAAGTCGTCGCAGACGACACAGTCACGATCAATGCGTTAATGGTCGGAACGTTCTATTCGCGTCCGAATCCAGATAAACCGGCATACGTCAAAGTCGGGGATCGGATCGAAGTCGGTCAAGTCATCTGTGTCCTTGAAGCAATGAAACTCTTCAACAACTTAAACTCGGAAGTATCTGGAACGGTCGTCGAGATTCTTGTCGCCGATGGAGATCTCGTTGAATTTGGTCAACCACTCTTCCGGATCCGTCCGTAA